From one Phycodurus eques isolate BA_2022a chromosome 6, UOR_Pequ_1.1, whole genome shotgun sequence genomic stretch:
- the LOC133404062 gene encoding gastrula zinc finger protein XlCGF7.1-like, translating into MSSFKASELGRHQRTHTGEKPFQCSECGITFASSENLKRHMKSHTGERPYVCITCSKGFYSRQDLNIQFLIHSGEKPHLCPVCGKGFAQLGNMKDHKKNVHVRSGKYVCNECGATFARYKSLNLHQRVHTGERPYLCLPCGRSFSWRHCLSNHRRTQAHKQMLSDAAKSLEDFQELVEDPCS; encoded by the coding sequence ATGTCCTCCTTCAAGGCCTCGGAACTCGGTCGACACCAGCGCacgcacactggggagaaaccttttcagTGCAGCGAATGCGGCATCACCTTCGCCAGTTCCGAGAATCTGAAGAGACACATGAAGAGCCACACGGGCGAGCGGCCGTACGTCTGCATCACTTGCAGCAAGGGATTTTACTCCCGTCAGGATTTAAACATTCAGTTCCTGATCCACTCGGGAGAAAAGCCCCACCTGTGCCCCGTGTGCGGCAAAGGGTTTGCGCAGTTGGGTAACATGAAGGACCACAAAAAGAACGTCCACGTAAGGTCCGGCAAGTACGTTTGCAACGAATGCGGGGCCACATTCGCCAGGTACAAGTCTCTGAACCTGCACCAACGGGTGCACACCGGGGAGAGGCCTTATCTCTGCCTGCCGTGCGGTCGCAGCTTTTCCTGGCGTCactgcctcagcaaccaccgcAGGACTCAGGCTCACAAGCAGATGTTGAGCGACGCGGCCAAAAGCCTAGAAGATTTTCAAGAGCTCGTTGAGGATCCGTGCAGTTGA